The DNA region GTCGGGGCCGATGCCGATGCCGATGCGGCGGACGCTGCCGCCGCCGGTGGTCCGGGGCACGGTGCCCGGCATGTCAGGATCGAGGGATGACAGAGAAGATCATCGCGGCGTGCGACGGCGCCTCCAAGGGCAACCCCGGACCCGCCGCCTGGGCCTGGGTCATCGGGACCGAGGACGGCGAGATCGCCCACTGGGAGGCCGGACCGCTCGGCACGGCCACCAACAACGTGGCCGAACTCACCGCCCTCCTGCGCCTGTTGGAGCGCATCGACCCCGCCGTGCCGGCCGAGGTGCGGATGGACTCGCAGTACGCGATGAAGGCCGTCACCACCTGGCTGCCCGGCTGGCGGCGCAAGGGCTGGAAGACCTCGGCCGGCACCCCCGTCGCCAACAAGGAGCTGGTCGTCCGGATCGACGAACTGCTCACCGACCGGCGCGTGGAGTTCGTCTACACCCCCGCCCACCAGGTCGACGGCGACCCGCTGAACGACGCCGCCGACCGGGCCGCGAGCCACACCGCCCGCAGTCAGCAGCCCGCCGGCTCGGACGAGGGCTCGCCGCTGCCCCCGCCGGAGCCCGGCTCGGCCCGCCCCGCCGCCGCCAAGCGTCCCCGCAAGGCCACCGGCGCCCCCGGTTCGCCGCGCGCCGGTACGCGCTCCGGTGGCTCCGGTACGCGTTCCGGTTCGTCCGCGCCCAGCCTCAAGGCCCGCTTCCCGGGACGCTGCCGCTGCGGCCAGGCGTACGCCAAGGGCGACACCATCACCAAGAACCCCGACGGCTGGGGCCACCCCGCCTGCGCCGAAGCCGCCTCGTAGGCGCTGACCAGGCATTTCACGGGCTCCGGCGACCGCTGCACAGTGCGGTCGCCGGAGCCCTTTCCGGTGCCGGCCGCCAGGCCCCCGGAGGCTCTCGTAAAGCTTCCGAAACCCTCCGCTGGGCCGAATGAGGGATGGGGTGAACCGGACATTCACTCAGCCGTGCGCGCGGGTTCGTGTGGGGTTCTGTTCTCAGGGGCCCCGGGGCTGCATACTGTTCCTCCCGCCACCGATGGCGAACCGTTTCACTTGCCCATTTCCCCTTGGGCAAGGTGGTCGTCACCGGGCCGGGAACCCCTCCCTTGCGTCGCCGCCGCGATCCGGCGTGCGATGACCCCTGCCCGTGAAAGACCCGAGGACCCGTGCCAGTACCTGTAGTCCTTACCGGGCGCACCGTGCGCCTGGAGCCGCTGGCCATGCGCCACGCCGAGGGCATCGCCTGGGCGGGCGCACTGGATCGTGCGGCCTATGCGTACACGTCCGTGCCCCACGGCCTTGATGCCTCCTGCGACTACATCGCCCGCGCTCTCGCCGAACAGGCGCAAGGCCGGGCCCTGCCGTTCGCCCTGGTCGACCCCCATACCGGCCGGGTTCTCGGATCGACCCGCTTCCTGGAACTCGACTACTGGCGCGGGCCGGTGATTTGGCCGCCGGTCACCGGGGTGCCCAACGGCGACCCCCTGACCGCGGTGCCCGACGCCGCCGAGATCGGCAACACCTGGATCTCCAGCGAGGCCCGCGGCACCGGCGTCAACACCGAGGCCAAGTACCTCATGCTGCGGCACGCTTTCGAGACCTGGGGCCTGCGCCGGATCTCCATGCGCGCCGACGCCCGCAACACCCGCTCCCGCGTCGCCATCGAGCGGCTCGGCGCGAGCTGCGAGGGCGTCCGCCGTGCCCACTCGCGCGGCCTGGACGGCGTGGTCCGCGACACCGCGTTCTACTCCATCCTCGACGAGGAGTGGCCGGCCGTCCGCGGCATCATTGAGCTCCGCCTCCCGGGCATGCGCCCGCCGGCGCCGCTCCCGGCGGCGGGCTTCCCGGGCCAGTCCCTGGAACCCGGCGGCGCGGGCGAACTGCTGCCCGCCTGACACCCGGTCCGGCGTTCGGAGGCCGCCACCAGAGGCGGCCACGAACGCCGGACCCGGACTCCCGGCCACGAACGCCGGACCCGGACTCCCGGACCCGGACTCCCGGACCCGGACTCCCGGACCCGGACTCCCCTGACCCGGACTCCCGGACCCGGACTCCCGGACTACACCCGGAGCCGCCCCGGCTGAGCCGCGGCCTGCGGCCCCGGCGGCGGAGCGGCCGGCGGCGACGGGCACAGCACGTCGTCGAGGCCGGCGAGCCGCACCAGGCGCAGGATCATCGGCTGGTCGCAGACGAGCCGCCAGGCCGCGCCCCGCTCCCGGACCCGCTGCGCGCAGCGCACCAGGAGCCCGAGCCCCGACGCGTCGCAGAACGTGACGTGGCGCAGATCGACGGTGAGTGCGGACGCCTCGCGCGCCAGCACGTCGAGTTCGGGCCGGACGCGCTGCACCAGCACCAGGTCGAGCTCTCCGTACAGCTCGGCCGTGGTCAGGCCCTCGCTCGACCGCACGGCGAGATCGGCCTCGCCGGTTCGGATCAGATGCATGGACACGCTCCACTGGATCGGTCCCCGTGCAACGAGGTTCCCGGCACGTCCGGAGGCAGACACGTTTCTCCATGTCCGCCATCACCTGAAGAGGTGAAAACCTCCCTTTCCCGCCCGCGCACCCGCGCCGGCTGCTCGCTCACCGCTTCGGCCCGCTCACCGTTTCGGCGCCGGCGGCACCACAGCGACCGGGCAGTGGGCGTGATGCAGCACGGCGTGCGCGACCGAGCCCATCAGCAGCGTCTCGATCCGGTGCCGGCGGTGCCGACCCACCACCACGAGCCCCGCCTCCAGGGAGTCCTCGACCAGTCGCCCGGCCGGATCGGCGGGCGTGACCGTCGGAATCACCTCGACCTCCGGACGGCGCTCGGTGAACGGCAGCAGCCGCTCCCCCTGCCGCCGGGAAGTGCTCTCCACCAGATCCGGGGTCTCGTCCGGCATCGGCGGCGGCACCTGGAGCGCGGGCGCCGGCGCGCCGATGAGCAGCGCCGGGGACGGCGGCACCGGATACGCGGTCACCACCTCCAGCGGCACCCCGCGCCGCTCCGCCGCCTCGAACGCGAACTCCACGACCTCGTCGGCGGTCTCGTCGGTCTCCAGGCCGAGCAGCACCCGCCCCGCCGCCGCCCCGCTCTCCAGGGACGCGGCCCGCGCCTCGTGCGGCACCACGACCACCGGGCAGGGCGCCGCCGCGGCGAGCGACCGGCTGTTCGAGCCCAGGAGCAGGCTCTTGAAGCCGCCGCGCCCCCGCGACCCGACGACGAGCAGCCGGGCCCGCTCGGCCGCCTCCACCAGGGCGTCCACGACGGAGCCGTCCAGTGAGGCGTACCCCACCTCAAGCCCCTCGGCCCGCGGCCCGACCTCGGCGGCCAGTGCGTCCACGACCGTGTCGGGCAGCTCCGGCGACGGGCCGAGCGAGGCGATCCGGGCGCTCCCCAGCTGCAGCGCCTCCGAGCGCACATGCGCGACGGTCAGCGGGGCGGACAGGCTCCGCGCCTCCTGCAACGCCCACTCCAGGGCCCGCAGACTGTGCTCGGAACCGTCGACCCCCACGACCACAGGCGAATTCTCACTCGTACTCATGTCGTGCACTCATATCGGGATCATTCACCTCGATACGGGTGCCACGCCGAAGCCCGTACGGGAGCCCCCGTACGCACCCCGATGCGCGGGCGGTACGGCAACGGGGGCGCGGGTCCGCCCTCCGCGCCCGCCGCCGTCGGCTCAGCCGTCCCCGCGGCGCCGTCCCCGCGCCGCCGCGACCAGTTCCGGCAGCGAGCCCAGCTTGACCCGAGGCCGGCCGGCCTCCTCGCCGCGGGCTCGTTCCGCCCGCTCGATCGCGGCGAGCCCGCGCGCGTCCACCACGTGCCGGGCCCGGCCCCGGGCGAGCCGGTCGAAGCCGCGGGCGGTGCCGGCCGGCTTCGGCAGCACGCCGGCGACGGCGTCCGCGAGCAGGGTGCCCACGGTCTCCGCCGCGCAGGTGCGGTTGGCGCCGATGCCGCCCGAGGGGCCGCGCTTGATCCAGCCGACCACGTATGTGCCGGGCCGGCCCTCGACCCGGCCGCCGGTGTGCGGCACCGTGCCGGTCGTCTCGTCGAACGGCAGGTCCGCCACCGGCAGTCCGCGGTAGCCGACCGCCCGGAGCACGAGCCCGGCCGGGATCTCCGCCCCGCCGGCCGGGCCCGCCCCGCCCGTGACCCGTACCGCTCCCTCAAGGACCTCCTCCGGCGCCGAGTGGAATCGGAACACGATGCGCCGCTCCCCGCCCGGCGGGCGCGCCCAGTCCACCCGCTCGCGGACCGCGCCCCGCAGCAGCGCCGCCTTGTCCCGGGGCTCGGCCGCCTCGACGGCCGTCCAGACCCGCGGGTCGTGGTCGTCCACGACCAGCCGGACGCCCGGCAGCTGTCCGAGGGCGAGGAGTTCGGGCGCGGTGCACGACAGGTCCTCGGGGCCGCGCCGGGCGAGGAGCACCACCTCGCGCACGGCGGAGGCGCGCAGCGCCGCGAGCGCGTGGTCGGCGATGTCCGTGGCCGCCAGGGTCTCCGGGTCCGCGACCAGGATGCGGGCCACGTCGAGCGCGACGTTCCCGGCGCCCACCACCACGACCCGCTCGGTGCCCGACAGGTCGATCGCGTCCGGGGCGACCTCCGGGTGCGCGTTGTACCAGGCCACGAACGCGGTCGCCGAGACGCTGCCGGTGCGCTCCTCGCCGGGGATGCCGAGCCGCCGGTCGCCGGCCGCGCCGACCGCGTACACGACGGCGTCGTGGTGCGCGGCCAGTTCCTCGTGCGTGACGTCCGTACCGACCTGGACGCCCAGGTACATGCTGACCCGCGGGTGGGTGTGGAAGCGGGCGAAGGTGTCGCCGATCCGCTTGGTCGCCGGGTGGTCGGGCGCCACTCCGTAGCGCACCAGACCGCCCGCGACCGGCAGCCGGTCGATCAGCGTCACCTCGGCGCCGGTGTGCAGGAGCAGGTCCTCGGCGGCGTACATGCCGGCCGGCCCGGTGCCGACGACCGCGACCCGCAGCGGCCCGAAGTCGGACGGCAGGCTGCGCGCGAACGCCGGGGCGCCCCAGGCGTGGAAGACGGGCCCGCCCGCCGGTGCCTCGCGCGGCGCGCGGTCCTCGTAGAAGGCCGCGTTCACGGCCGCGTACGCCTCCTGCCCGGGCCGCAGCGCGTCCGCAGGGAAGATCGCGTCGACCGGGCAGGCGTCGGCGCAGGCACCGCAGTCGATGCAGGACTTCGGGTCGATGTAGAGCATCTCGGTCCGGCCGAAGTCGGGCTCTTCGGGGGTCGGGTGGATGCAGTTGACCGGGCAGACGGCGATGCAGGTCGCGTCGTTGCAGCAGGTCTGGGTGATCGCGTAGGTCATGGCGTCGTCAGCTCGCGGACTCCGGGAGGGGGCGGGGGACTGGTGGCGGGGGGGCGTCAGATGAGGTGGGCGCGCCGGTAGACCGCCACCGCCGGGCGGGTGAGCAGTCCGGCCGAGGCCAGGAACTCCATCAGCCCCGCGCAGCTCGACCGCATCATGGACTTGTAGTGCTCGTTGGCCTTCGCCTCGGCGAGCGCCCGCTCGACGTCGAGCCCGGCCTTCTCGTACACCTCGCGGCTGACCATGCTGGTGACGATGAAGTACGAGGCGATCGAGACCACCAGGGCCTGCGCCCGGCGGCGCAGCCGGCCGGCGCCGCGCAGCC from Streptomyces fradiae includes:
- a CDS encoding ribonuclease H, translated to MTEKIIAACDGASKGNPGPAAWAWVIGTEDGEIAHWEAGPLGTATNNVAELTALLRLLERIDPAVPAEVRMDSQYAMKAVTTWLPGWRRKGWKTSAGTPVANKELVVRIDELLTDRRVEFVYTPAHQVDGDPLNDAADRAASHTARSQQPAGSDEGSPLPPPEPGSARPAAAKRPRKATGAPGSPRAGTRSGGSGTRSGSSAPSLKARFPGRCRCGQAYAKGDTITKNPDGWGHPACAEAAS
- a CDS encoding GNAT family N-acetyltransferase, with protein sequence MPVPVVLTGRTVRLEPLAMRHAEGIAWAGALDRAAYAYTSVPHGLDASCDYIARALAEQAQGRALPFALVDPHTGRVLGSTRFLELDYWRGPVIWPPVTGVPNGDPLTAVPDAAEIGNTWISSEARGTGVNTEAKYLMLRHAFETWGLRRISMRADARNTRSRVAIERLGASCEGVRRAHSRGLDGVVRDTAFYSILDEEWPAVRGIIELRLPGMRPPAPLPAAGFPGQSLEPGGAGELLPA
- a CDS encoding STAS domain-containing protein, whose product is MHLIRTGEADLAVRSSEGLTTAELYGELDLVLVQRVRPELDVLAREASALTVDLRHVTFCDASGLGLLVRCAQRVRERGAAWRLVCDQPMILRLVRLAGLDDVLCPSPPAAPPPGPQAAAQPGRLRV
- a CDS encoding universal stress protein, translating into MGVDGSEHSLRALEWALQEARSLSAPLTVAHVRSEALQLGSARIASLGPSPELPDTVVDALAAEVGPRAEGLEVGYASLDGSVVDALVEAAERARLLVVGSRGRGGFKSLLLGSNSRSLAAAAPCPVVVVPHEARAASLESGAAAGRVLLGLETDETADEVVEFAFEAAERRGVPLEVVTAYPVPPSPALLIGAPAPALQVPPPMPDETPDLVESTSRRQGERLLPFTERRPEVEVIPTVTPADPAGRLVEDSLEAGLVVVGRHRRHRIETLLMGSVAHAVLHHAHCPVAVVPPAPKR
- a CDS encoding FAD-dependent oxidoreductase; the protein is MTYAITQTCCNDATCIAVCPVNCIHPTPEEPDFGRTEMLYIDPKSCIDCGACADACPVDAIFPADALRPGQEAYAAVNAAFYEDRAPREAPAGGPVFHAWGAPAFARSLPSDFGPLRVAVVGTGPAGMYAAEDLLLHTGAEVTLIDRLPVAGGLVRYGVAPDHPATKRIGDTFARFHTHPRVSMYLGVQVGTDVTHEELAAHHDAVVYAVGAAGDRRLGIPGEERTGSVSATAFVAWYNAHPEVAPDAIDLSGTERVVVVGAGNVALDVARILVADPETLAATDIADHALAALRASAVREVVLLARRGPEDLSCTAPELLALGQLPGVRLVVDDHDPRVWTAVEAAEPRDKAALLRGAVRERVDWARPPGGERRIVFRFHSAPEEVLEGAVRVTGGAGPAGGAEIPAGLVLRAVGYRGLPVADLPFDETTGTVPHTGGRVEGRPGTYVVGWIKRGPSGGIGANRTCAAETVGTLLADAVAGVLPKPAGTARGFDRLARGRARHVVDARGLAAIERAERARGEEAGRPRVKLGSLPELVAAARGRRRGDG